A window of the Streptomyces sp. NBC_00454 genome harbors these coding sequences:
- a CDS encoding DUF4865 family protein, whose protein sequence is MYASQYEITLPADYDMGIIRKRVADFGHGLDDRAGLGLKAYLVRERGAGGSPVNQYAPFYLWNDPGAMGRFLLGGGGFQGVVRDFGRPAVHHWTGLAAFAGPARATAPRAASRRLTAIPADADLTALAERETEELERLARRPGVHTAALAADPRSWQLLRFVLWEAAPEGDGDADWDATERYEVLHLSAPELEALPAGRAW, encoded by the coding sequence GTGTACGCGAGCCAGTACGAGATCACCCTCCCCGCCGACTACGACATGGGGATCATCCGCAAACGCGTCGCCGACTTCGGGCACGGGCTCGACGACCGCGCCGGGCTGGGCCTCAAGGCCTACCTCGTCCGCGAACGCGGCGCCGGGGGCTCCCCGGTCAACCAGTACGCGCCCTTCTACCTGTGGAACGACCCCGGCGCGATGGGCCGCTTCCTCCTCGGCGGTGGCGGATTCCAGGGCGTCGTCCGCGACTTCGGCCGCCCGGCCGTCCACCACTGGACCGGACTCGCCGCCTTCGCCGGGCCCGCCCGCGCCACGGCGCCCCGGGCCGCCTCGCGCCGCCTGACCGCCATCCCGGCCGATGCCGACCTCACCGCACTGGCCGAGCGGGAGACCGAGGAGCTGGAGCGGCTCGCGCGACGCCCGGGCGTGCACACCGCGGCCCTCGCGGCCGACCCGCGCAGCTGGCAGCTGCTCCGCTTCGTCCTGTGGGAGGCCGCACCCGAAGGCGACGGGGACGCGGACTGGGACGCCACCGAGCGGTACGAGGTGCTGCACCTGTCGGCGCCGGAGCTCGAAGCGCTCCCGGCCGGCCGCGCCTGGTAG
- a CDS encoding TetR/AcrR family transcriptional regulator, with amino-acid sequence MSATEDLIESTRELLWERGYVGTSPKAIQQRAGVGQGSMYHHFAGKSGLALAAIERTAAELRARAGAQFDAPGTAGERITAYLRRERDVLRGCPIGRLTQDPDVMADPVLRVPVEETFAWLRSRLAGVLAEGRRTGEFGPALDPDATAATVVAVLQGGYVLARAAEDAEVFAQSVDGLLGLLGLLQAPTE; translated from the coding sequence ATGAGCGCGACCGAGGACCTCATCGAAAGCACCCGCGAGCTGCTGTGGGAGCGCGGTTACGTCGGCACCAGCCCCAAGGCCATCCAGCAGCGGGCCGGGGTCGGCCAGGGCAGCATGTACCACCACTTCGCCGGGAAGTCCGGCCTGGCGCTGGCCGCGATCGAGCGCACGGCCGCGGAGCTGCGCGCCAGGGCCGGGGCACAGTTCGACGCCCCCGGCACGGCGGGCGAGCGGATCACCGCCTATCTGCGGCGCGAGCGCGACGTATTGCGCGGCTGCCCGATCGGCCGGCTCACCCAGGACCCGGACGTCATGGCCGATCCCGTGCTGCGCGTCCCGGTCGAGGAGACCTTCGCGTGGCTGCGGTCCCGGCTGGCCGGAGTGCTGGCCGAGGGGCGCCGCACCGGCGAGTTCGGGCCCGCGCTGGACCCGGACGCCACGGCCGCGACGGTCGTCGCCGTACTCCAGGGCGGGTACGTCCTGGCCCGCGCCGCCGAAGACGCCGAGGTCTTCGCCCAGTCCGTGGACGGACTCCTCGGACTGCTGGGCCTGTTGCAGGCACCCACCGAGTAG
- a CDS encoding polyamine aminopropyltransferase codes for MIDRSAPRGVLRTRWRRLPAPDPRGAARVPAALPVRPRTGRFLVLATVFVCAACGLVYELELLALGSYLIGDSVTQASVVLSVMVFAMGVGSLLAKALRNRPAFGFAAIEAALALLGGLSAIALYASFAWLGESRPALVAFSFAIGVLIGAEIPLLMVLIQRIRRQDAGGAVADLFAADYVGALVGGLAFPFLLLPVLGQLTGAMVTGTVNATVGAGLVLWLFRRDLSRRARWLLIAANIGVLAVLASATVLADDFERVARRAVYGGEVRVAVQTGVQELVLTGPPTGSPRSLDLFLDGRLRVSGYDEYRYHEALVHPAMTGPHSRVLVLGGGDGLAAREVLRYRDVASVTVVELDPGVVRLARTDPMLSALNGRVYEDPRLGVVTQDAFRWLRGPAARDRFDVIVSDLPDPGITPSTKLYSQEFYGLAARALRPGGRLAVHAGPLATRPRTYWTVEATLRAAGLSTAPYSAGGRLSGFAAGPDRALGAAPEAHPQDWGFVLAAREGVPALRVDRDTPALRSLSTQSLGDAARDAERGRVTGLPPSTLPHPRYS; via the coding sequence TGGCGCCGCCTCCCGGCTCCGGATCCGCGCGGTGCGGCCCGCGTCCCGGCCGCCCTGCCCGTACGGCCCCGGACCGGCCGGTTCCTCGTCCTGGCCACCGTGTTCGTCTGTGCCGCCTGCGGGCTCGTGTACGAGCTGGAGCTGCTCGCCCTGGGCTCGTACCTCATCGGTGATTCCGTCACCCAGGCGTCGGTCGTGCTGTCCGTCATGGTCTTCGCCATGGGCGTCGGATCCCTCCTCGCCAAGGCCCTGCGCAACCGCCCCGCCTTCGGGTTCGCCGCCATCGAGGCGGCGCTCGCCCTCCTCGGCGGGCTCTCCGCCATAGCGCTCTACGCCAGCTTCGCCTGGCTGGGGGAGTCGCGGCCCGCGCTCGTCGCCTTCTCCTTCGCCATCGGCGTGCTCATCGGCGCCGAGATCCCGCTCCTGATGGTGCTCATCCAGCGGATCCGCAGACAGGACGCGGGCGGCGCCGTCGCCGACCTGTTCGCCGCCGACTACGTCGGCGCCCTCGTCGGCGGCCTCGCCTTCCCCTTCCTGCTCCTGCCCGTCCTCGGCCAGCTCACCGGAGCCATGGTCACCGGCACCGTCAACGCCACCGTCGGCGCCGGGCTCGTCCTGTGGCTGTTCCGCCGCGATCTGAGCCGCCGCGCCCGCTGGCTGCTCATCGCCGCCAACATCGGCGTCCTCGCCGTCCTGGCCAGCGCCACCGTCCTGGCCGACGACTTCGAACGCGTGGCCCGGCGCGCCGTCTACGGCGGCGAGGTCCGCGTCGCCGTCCAGACCGGGGTCCAGGAGCTCGTCCTGACCGGCCCCCCGACCGGCTCCCCGCGCTCGCTCGACCTCTTCCTCGACGGCCGCCTGCGGGTCAGCGGATACGACGAGTACCGCTACCACGAAGCCCTCGTGCACCCCGCGATGACCGGCCCGCACTCCCGGGTCCTGGTCCTCGGCGGCGGCGACGGGCTCGCCGCCCGCGAAGTCCTGCGCTACCGCGACGTCGCCTCCGTCACCGTCGTCGAACTCGACCCCGGAGTCGTGCGGCTCGCCCGCACCGACCCGATGCTCTCCGCGCTCAACGGCCGGGTGTACGAGGATCCGCGGCTCGGAGTCGTCACCCAGGACGCCTTCCGCTGGCTGCGCGGACCCGCCGCCCGCGACCGCTTCGACGTCATCGTCTCCGACCTGCCCGACCCCGGAATCACCCCCAGCACGAAGCTGTACTCGCAGGAGTTCTACGGGCTGGCCGCGCGGGCCCTGCGCCCCGGCGGGCGGCTCGCCGTGCACGCGGGACCGCTGGCCACGAGGCCCCGTACCTACTGGACCGTCGAAGCCACCCTGCGCGCGGCCGGCCTGAGCACCGCCCCCTACAGCGCGGGCGGCCGACTCTCCGGATTCGCCGCGGGGCCCGACCGGGCGCTCGGCGCCGCCCCCGAGGCGCATCCGCAGGACTGGGGCTTCGTCCTCGCCGCCCGCGAAGGGGTGCCCGCGCTGCGCGTGGACCGGGACACGCCCGCCCTGCGCTCGCTGTCCACGCAGTCCCTCGGCGACGCCGCCCGCGACGCGGAACGCGGCCGGGTCACCGGGCTCCCGCCGTCCACGCTCCCGCATCCGCGGTACTCGTAG